Proteins from a single region of Pseudopedobacter saltans DSM 12145:
- a CDS encoding PhnA domain-containing protein translates to MKLEQELIARSGGTCELCHSTENLTVYEAKPESITTVDTACLVCDKCLNQINKTEQLEPGHWTVLNETMWSEVPAVQVVAWRMLNRLRNETWAQDSLDILYLDDATLEWAKAAGDEHLDTDVEIHKDSNGNQLFDGDSVVLVKTLDVKGSSLSAKLGTVVKGIRLDPNNPEYIEGRVEGQMIVILTKYVRKQS, encoded by the coding sequence ATGAAATTAGAACAAGAGTTAATAGCGAGAAGCGGAGGGACATGCGAACTTTGCCATTCTACAGAAAATCTAACTGTTTATGAAGCGAAACCAGAATCGATTACAACAGTAGATACAGCATGTTTAGTTTGTGATAAATGTTTGAATCAGATAAATAAAACCGAGCAGCTAGAACCCGGCCACTGGACGGTTTTAAATGAAACTATGTGGAGCGAAGTACCGGCAGTGCAGGTTGTTGCATGGCGAATGCTGAACAGATTAAGAAATGAAACCTGGGCACAAGACAGTTTGGATATCCTTTATTTGGATGATGCGACTTTAGAGTGGGCTAAAGCTGCAGGTGATGAGCATTTGGATACCGACGTCGAAATCCACAAGGACAGTAACGGCAACCAGCTTTTTGATGGAGATTCGGTTGTATTGGTAAAAACGCTTGATGTTAAGGGATCTTCATTAAGTGCCAAATTAGGAACTGTGGTAAAAGGTATTCGACTAGATCCGAATAATCCTGAATATATAGAAGGTAGGGTAGAAGGCCAGATGATTGTTATTTTAACAAAATACGTTAGAAAGCAATCTTAA
- a CDS encoding MFS transporter: MLKKSLISLAFGSFAIGMTEFTMMGILPDIAKDLQIDIPTAGHLIALYALGVVVGAPLLVMLASKYPSKKVLIGLMLLFTIFNGLFAFAPEHNSLLILRFLSGLPHGAFFGVGSVVAAKIAERGKEAQAISIMFTGMTIANLAGVPLGTFVGHHFSWRISYAVIALFGLATMLAIKVWLPDVKSDSDTSLTSQLKFFKTWKAWLLVAVISVGTGGLFAWLSYIAPLMTNVAKLNPNQVPVIMILVGLGMFFGNLIGGKLSDTIGSTQAAIVCFSCMATSLVIVYFTSHIPPMAYMMSFVTGIVSFTIGSPLQMMLIGTAKGSETLAAAAGQASFNIGNTFGAYFGGLPLVYGFAYNSPLLVGIGMALSGALLAFSFLVLNKKPQNN, from the coding sequence ATGTTGAAAAAAAGTTTAATCTCCTTGGCTTTCGGATCTTTTGCTATTGGGATGACAGAGTTTACCATGATGGGAATCCTTCCCGATATTGCAAAAGATTTACAAATAGATATCCCTACTGCCGGCCATTTAATTGCACTTTACGCCCTTGGAGTTGTAGTTGGTGCTCCTTTACTGGTTATGCTGGCTTCTAAATACCCGTCAAAAAAAGTATTAATAGGTTTAATGCTTCTATTTACGATTTTTAATGGTCTTTTTGCTTTTGCACCTGAACATAATTCTTTATTGATTTTGAGATTTCTATCAGGTTTGCCTCATGGTGCCTTCTTTGGTGTAGGATCGGTGGTAGCTGCAAAAATTGCCGAACGTGGAAAAGAAGCCCAGGCTATCAGTATCATGTTCACCGGAATGACCATTGCCAATTTAGCAGGAGTTCCCTTAGGGACATTTGTCGGACATCATTTTTCCTGGAGAATTTCGTATGCCGTAATAGCGCTTTTTGGTTTGGCTACTATGTTAGCGATTAAAGTTTGGCTTCCAGATGTAAAAAGCGATAGCGATACTTCTCTAACAAGCCAGCTAAAGTTTTTCAAAACCTGGAAAGCATGGCTTTTGGTTGCTGTAATTTCTGTAGGGACCGGAGGACTTTTTGCATGGCTGAGCTATATCGCTCCTTTAATGACAAATGTTGCAAAACTAAACCCAAATCAGGTGCCGGTTATTATGATTTTAGTAGGACTGGGAATGTTCTTCGGTAATCTAATTGGTGGAAAATTATCAGATACTATTGGATCTACACAAGCAGCTATTGTTTGTTTTAGTTGTATGGCAACTTCACTGGTAATCGTCTATTTTACATCACATATACCACCCATGGCTTATATGATGTCTTTTGTGACAGGAATTGTGTCTTTTACGATAGGTTCTCCTTTGCAAATGATGCTTATTGGTACCGCCAAAGGTTCCGAAACATTGGCCGCAGCGGCCGGACAAGCCAGTTTTAACATTGGAAATACATTTGGTGCTTATTTTGGAGGACTTCCTTTAGTGTATGGATTTGCCTATAATTCGCCTTTATTAGTTGGAATAGGGATGGCATTAAGCGGGGCGCTTTTGGCATTTAGCTTTTTAGTCCTCAATAAAAAGCCTCAAAATAATTAG
- a CDS encoding pentapeptide repeat-containing protein → MGYIESQTFENVDFNSADIKAFSEYENCIFVNCNFYETDMSQIKFMECEFIGCNLSMAKTLDTAFREVRFKGCKMLGLRFDNCNAFGLSFDFDNCNLSHSSFFQNKIRKTSFSNTILENVDFSQGDLTGSKFDNCNMNAAIFDNTILEKADFRTSYGYQLDPDNNYIKKAKFSINGLPGLLVKYNIDIE, encoded by the coding sequence ATGGGATATATAGAAAGCCAAACATTCGAAAATGTAGATTTCAATTCAGCAGATATAAAAGCATTTTCTGAGTATGAAAACTGCATTTTCGTGAATTGCAATTTTTATGAAACTGATATGTCCCAAATAAAATTTATGGAATGCGAATTTATCGGATGTAATTTGAGTATGGCCAAAACCTTGGATACTGCATTTAGAGAGGTCCGTTTTAAAGGTTGCAAAATGCTGGGATTACGTTTCGATAACTGCAATGCTTTTGGTTTGTCTTTTGATTTTGACAATTGCAATTTAAGCCACTCCTCTTTTTTTCAAAACAAAATCCGAAAAACATCATTTTCGAACACGATTTTAGAAAATGTAGATTTTTCTCAGGGCGATTTAACCGGTTCTAAATTCGACAACTGTAATATGAATGCCGCCATTTTTGACAATACTATTTTGGAAAAGGCAGATTTTCGAACCTCATATGGTTACCAACTTGATCCCGACAATAATTATATCAAAAAAGCAAAATTTTCTATAAATGGTTTACCGGGGCTTTTAGTCAAATATAATATTGATATAGAATAA
- the katG gene encoding catalase/peroxidase HPI, giving the protein MEKESNDISKCPFHNGTLRNSVAGGGTQNRDWWPNQLKVSILRQHDTKSNPMDKGFNYAEEFKSLDLQAVKRDLHALMTDSQEWWPADFGHYGPLFIRMAWHSAGTYRVQDGRGGAGEGQQRFAPLNSWPDNVSLDKARRLLWPIKQKYGRKISWADLLVLTGNVALESMGFKPLGFAGGREDVWEPNTDVYWGSEKTWLGGDVRYAHGSEGVVENHGVLVSDDDADGDVHSRDLENPLAAVQMGLIYVNPEGPDGNPDPILAAKDIRDTFGRMAMNDEETVALIAGGHTFGKTHGAAPADNVGKEPESADMEMQGLGWHNSYGTGKGADTITSGLEVTWTSKPTEWSNLFFEYLFDFEWELTKSPAGAHQWEAINAEEIIPHAHDPNKKIKPRMLTTDLSLRLDPEYGKISRRFRDNPEEFANTFAKAWFKLTHRDMGPRERYLGPEVPKEVFIWQDPVPPVDHELINEADIESLKQQILGLGLSVSELVSTAWASASTFRGSDKRGGANGARIRLQPMNNWEVNNPAQLNKVLRALEGLQNQFNATTGKKVSLADLIVLAGAAGVEKAARDAGHHITVPFTPGRTDASQEQTEVDSIAYLEPTADGFRNYRKYKNHAVSTEELLIDKAHLLTLTAPELTVLIGGMRALNTNYDGSKHGVFTDRPGQLTNDFFVNLLDMGTEWKAMDQSKELYLGTSRKTGQPRWTGTRNDLVFGSNAELRALAEVYASDDAKEKFVNDFVAAWNKVMNLDRFDLK; this is encoded by the coding sequence ATGGAAAAAGAATCAAACGACATCAGCAAATGCCCATTTCACAATGGAACATTACGTAACAGCGTTGCAGGTGGAGGTACGCAAAACAGAGATTGGTGGCCAAACCAATTAAAAGTTAGCATATTAAGGCAACATGATACAAAATCAAATCCAATGGATAAAGGTTTTAATTATGCCGAAGAATTTAAAAGCTTAGACTTACAAGCTGTAAAGAGAGATTTACATGCTTTGATGACCGACTCTCAGGAATGGTGGCCGGCCGACTTTGGACATTATGGTCCGTTATTTATCCGTATGGCCTGGCATAGCGCAGGTACCTACCGTGTTCAGGATGGTCGCGGAGGCGCTGGAGAAGGACAACAACGTTTTGCTCCACTAAATTCCTGGCCAGATAACGTTAGTTTAGATAAAGCCCGTCGTTTGTTATGGCCTATTAAGCAGAAATATGGCCGTAAAATTTCTTGGGCCGACTTATTAGTTTTAACGGGAAATGTCGCTTTAGAATCAATGGGATTCAAACCCCTTGGATTTGCCGGAGGACGTGAAGACGTTTGGGAACCAAATACAGATGTGTATTGGGGTTCTGAAAAAACCTGGTTAGGTGGTGACGTACGATATGCTCATGGTTCCGAAGGTGTTGTTGAAAACCATGGTGTTTTGGTTTCTGATGATGACGCTGATGGAGATGTTCATTCACGTGATTTAGAGAATCCTCTGGCGGCGGTACAAATGGGTTTAATTTACGTAAATCCGGAAGGCCCCGATGGAAACCCAGATCCGATTTTAGCAGCCAAAGACATACGAGACACTTTTGGGCGTATGGCCATGAATGATGAAGAAACAGTTGCTTTAATAGCTGGGGGGCATACATTTGGTAAAACTCATGGCGCTGCGCCTGCAGATAATGTAGGTAAAGAGCCTGAATCTGCCGATATGGAAATGCAGGGTTTGGGTTGGCATAACTCCTACGGAACCGGAAAAGGGGCTGATACCATTACATCCGGACTGGAGGTTACCTGGACAAGCAAACCTACAGAATGGTCCAATTTATTCTTTGAATATCTGTTCGATTTCGAATGGGAACTAACAAAATCTCCTGCGGGAGCTCATCAATGGGAGGCCATAAATGCAGAAGAGATTATCCCTCATGCTCACGATCCAAATAAAAAAATTAAGCCACGAATGTTAACAACAGACCTTTCTCTACGTCTGGATCCTGAATATGGAAAAATCTCACGCCGTTTCCGAGATAACCCTGAAGAATTTGCTAATACATTTGCCAAAGCGTGGTTTAAATTAACACATCGCGATATGGGACCACGCGAACGTTATTTAGGTCCAGAAGTCCCTAAGGAAGTATTCATATGGCAAGATCCTGTTCCTCCGGTAGATCATGAGCTGATTAATGAGGCAGATATTGAATCTTTAAAACAACAGATTTTAGGATTGGGATTATCTGTCTCTGAATTGGTATCAACTGCATGGGCCTCTGCATCCACTTTCCGCGGATCAGACAAACGTGGAGGTGCAAACGGTGCCCGCATACGTCTGCAACCGATGAACAATTGGGAAGTTAACAACCCGGCACAATTGAATAAAGTATTGAGGGCTTTAGAAGGATTACAAAATCAGTTTAATGCTACAACTGGAAAGAAAGTTTCTTTGGCGGACCTGATTGTTTTAGCCGGCGCAGCCGGAGTTGAAAAAGCAGCTAGAGATGCTGGTCACCATATAACCGTTCCTTTCACACCCGGACGTACAGATGCTTCTCAGGAACAAACAGAAGTTGACTCTATAGCATACTTAGAACCTACTGCTGACGGTTTTAGAAATTACCGTAAATACAAAAACCACGCAGTTTCTACAGAAGAACTATTAATAGACAAAGCGCATTTATTGACGCTAACAGCTCCGGAATTAACGGTTTTAATAGGTGGTATGCGCGCTTTAAACACAAATTATGACGGTTCTAAACATGGTGTATTTACCGACCGTCCGGGACAACTGACAAATGACTTTTTTGTAAACTTACTGGACATGGGTACCGAGTGGAAGGCGATGGATCAATCTAAAGAACTTTATCTTGGCACTTCCCGTAAAACCGGTCAACCCAGATGGACAGGAACCAGAAACGACCTAGTTTTTGGATCTAATGCCGAATTGAGAGCTTTGGCAGAAGTTTATGCAAGCGACGATGCAAAGGAAAAATTTGTAAATGATTTTGTTGCTGCGTGGAATAAAGTAATGAATTTGGATCGATTCGATCTGAAATAG
- a CDS encoding serine hydrolase domain-containing protein produces the protein MRIKKSDNFLLQIKKTFRQKLIACFASILFLLYLSLSGCQNKSREPINFSSSRIHTLDSFANAIKELYNIPGLAFAIVHKDSVYSNTIGIKNNNGERLTINTPISMGHLSEPMLAFSVLKLAEFRKIDIKDKVIEYLPYFKMGGNGYEDITIKHLMTHTSGIDNYSLFYDTPSFEQNAPETTTRSIASQLPKWNLPEIQILRSPYNYDILADVISKVMGEPFENYIKKSVFTTLKMDSSYFYKTKKVARPFSTTDFLDYSYKQKDIYPYNRENGGSIGLHASVKDLSTWIHHILNQDNNTRLFGENFLKAQFLSTPTSGIGFGWDVYKDAKGIEVFTKSSEFGGFSSQLVLIPSKKIGTIIITNINSNFDPAKFSGLLASWLNNQTDLKAKAPIYITLGKKLKETGSMDSVFTCFQNLKTKPEFYDFSEKAALQFGSNLLHQAKLVPQAIEFFTFCTKEYPTSSKTYLNLAEAYLFNKDIEKCRVNIAKANTLPDKSGDRLAFVKYLNERIEVIEEKNKP, from the coding sequence ATGAGAATCAAAAAATCAGACAATTTTCTGTTACAGATTAAAAAAACTTTCCGGCAAAAATTAATCGCTTGTTTCGCTTCTATCCTATTTTTATTATACTTATCACTTTCTGGTTGCCAAAATAAATCAAGAGAACCTATTAACTTCTCTTCATCAAGAATACATACTCTTGATTCCTTTGCTAATGCTATAAAAGAGCTATACAATATTCCTGGATTAGCTTTTGCTATAGTTCACAAAGATTCGGTTTACAGCAATACTATTGGTATAAAGAATAACAATGGCGAGAGACTCACTATTAACACACCTATTTCGATGGGCCATTTATCAGAACCTATGCTGGCTTTTTCCGTACTGAAATTAGCCGAATTCCGAAAGATTGACATAAAAGATAAGGTCATAGAATATCTCCCTTATTTTAAAATGGGAGGAAATGGTTATGAAGATATTACGATTAAACATTTGATGACACATACTTCTGGTATAGACAATTATAGCTTATTTTATGATACTCCGTCTTTCGAACAAAATGCCCCCGAGACAACGACGAGAAGTATTGCATCGCAATTGCCTAAATGGAACCTTCCTGAAATTCAAATCTTACGTTCGCCTTACAATTACGACATTTTGGCCGACGTAATCAGCAAGGTTATGGGCGAGCCTTTTGAAAACTATATTAAAAAAAGCGTTTTCACTACATTGAAAATGGATTCGTCTTACTTCTATAAAACAAAAAAAGTCGCTAGACCATTTTCTACAACCGACTTTTTAGATTATAGCTACAAACAAAAAGACATTTACCCCTATAACAGAGAAAATGGCGGAAGTATTGGCCTGCATGCATCTGTAAAAGACTTGTCAACCTGGATACACCATATATTAAATCAAGACAACAATACAAGATTATTTGGCGAAAATTTTCTTAAAGCACAGTTCCTTAGCACCCCTACTTCTGGTATCGGATTTGGTTGGGATGTATATAAAGATGCTAAAGGCATCGAGGTATTCACTAAATCTAGCGAGTTTGGTGGCTTCAGTAGTCAGTTAGTCTTAATCCCCTCTAAGAAGATAGGGACGATTATTATTACCAATATCAACAGCAATTTTGATCCCGCTAAATTTTCGGGCTTACTGGCATCCTGGCTTAATAATCAGACAGACTTAAAGGCAAAAGCTCCTATATACATAACTCTCGGAAAAAAACTTAAAGAGACCGGCAGTATGGATTCTGTATTTACTTGTTTTCAAAATCTTAAAACAAAGCCGGAGTTTTACGATTTCTCAGAAAAAGCTGCTTTGCAGTTTGGATCAAACCTATTGCACCAGGCGAAGCTGGTTCCTCAGGCTATAGAATTTTTCACCTTTTGCACTAAAGAATACCCTACTTCATCAAAAACTTATCTGAATCTTGCAGAAGCGTATCTTTTTAATAAGGATATAGAAAAATGCCGTGTAAATATAGCAAAAGCCAATACACTTCCTGATAAATCAGGAGATAGATTGGCTTTTGTAAAATACCTCAATGAACGTATAGAAGTTATAGAAGAGAAAAACAAACCGTAA
- a CDS encoding polysaccharide lyase, which yields MIKLKKNKLNVFLLAAIPVLIFLGCKKSAENSFVIDNDIKTPSNKDPETKTINFNRADGAYTKAQAESDFGGSILMTWQNIDISSNQARVRIPANSLSQGNIVNIDIPDGTEYELSFKIRFATNFDWSRGGKVGFGFHIGNGYTGCNKADNGLGGTARLMWYNATGSKTNYVTTGSYFRPYVYYKDMPEDCGNSFGKQSKQINTDTWYTVKIKVKSNTGSNTDGLVSYEIDGVNLLNQVLRWTTNDDYRKVKYITFHTFRGGSQEYWQATTDGYIYYDDLVFKRIAI from the coding sequence ATGATAAAACTGAAAAAAAACAAACTGAACGTATTCCTACTGGCTGCAATACCTGTGCTTATTTTTTTAGGCTGTAAAAAAAGTGCGGAAAACAGCTTTGTCATCGATAATGACATAAAAACTCCATCAAATAAAGATCCGGAAACTAAAACAATCAATTTCAACAGAGCTGATGGTGCTTATACGAAAGCACAAGCCGAATCAGATTTCGGAGGGTCTATCTTAATGACTTGGCAGAATATAGATATATCCAGTAATCAGGCAAGGGTGCGAATTCCTGCAAATTCTTTATCACAGGGAAATATTGTAAACATAGACATACCAGACGGAACTGAATATGAACTTTCTTTTAAAATTCGGTTCGCTACTAATTTTGACTGGAGCAGAGGTGGTAAAGTTGGCTTCGGCTTTCATATTGGAAACGGTTATACCGGATGTAATAAAGCAGATAACGGTTTAGGAGGAACTGCTCGTTTAATGTGGTACAATGCAACTGGAAGCAAAACAAACTATGTAACCACAGGCTCGTATTTCAGACCTTATGTATATTATAAAGATATGCCCGAAGACTGTGGAAATAGTTTTGGAAAACAAAGCAAACAGATTAATACAGATACCTGGTACACTGTAAAAATAAAGGTAAAAAGTAATACGGGGTCAAATACGGACGGTTTGGTTTCTTATGAAATTGATGGGGTAAATCTATTGAATCAGGTGCTTAGATGGACTACAAACGATGACTACCGAAAAGTCAAATACATTACATTTCACACATTTAGAGGTGGAAGTCAGGAATATTGGCAAGCAACTACCGATGGATATATTTACTACGACGACCTGGTTTTCAAAAGAATAGCAATATAA
- a CDS encoding DUF6377 domain-containing protein, producing the protein MKGYLFLFLLLYAVPIFSKSQIDSLLEDLDNKVKKNSIYIDLKESKIEEIKSEKQKTRISRVELYSLNKELFKEYKCYISDSAVHYLNQNLDIAHALKDQYKINETSIAMSALFVRLGMYKEAFDFLASVKRSSFDGRQKLDYYLAYRELYLGLGSYARNNREKNNYWRNTKLYNDTLKTLTLSNSEEYLRIIERDFRENKEIENALKINGERLKLVKEYSPAYALITFHRSLIYRKAGDVLNEKKYLILSAISDVQLAIKDNASIPILANILMQEGDINRAYTYIRFSLENIKDYNTRLRSSEILNIQTIIDKEYQTRNDKKNSQLRAFLLAISVLSILLIVSVISVYKQMKKDRATSIKLKEVNEELNSLNQKLHDINEELKKKNHQVAEANHIKEEYIGYFLDVCSKYIDKLDNYRKMVYKKMQDRQYESLLKISKDISLKEEESKELFANFDKMFINLFPDFVEKFNSLLLDDEMIFLKKGEVLNTELRIYALMRLGISDSSKIASFLGYSVNTIYNYRTKMKNRAKVSRDDFEPRVKEIGDFS; encoded by the coding sequence ATGAAAGGATATCTATTTTTATTCTTGTTATTGTACGCCGTTCCTATTTTTTCTAAAAGTCAAATCGATTCGCTATTAGAAGATTTAGATAATAAGGTGAAAAAAAACTCAATTTACATTGATTTGAAAGAATCAAAAATAGAGGAAATTAAATCTGAAAAACAAAAAACACGGATATCCAGAGTTGAACTTTACTCTTTGAATAAAGAATTGTTTAAAGAGTATAAGTGTTATATATCGGATTCTGCTGTACATTATTTGAATCAGAATTTAGACATAGCCCACGCTTTAAAAGATCAGTATAAAATTAATGAAACCAGTATCGCAATGTCAGCGTTGTTTGTCAGGTTAGGGATGTATAAAGAAGCATTTGATTTTCTAGCAAGTGTGAAAAGAAGCAGCTTTGATGGCAGACAGAAACTAGATTATTATTTAGCTTATAGGGAATTATATTTGGGACTTGGTTCTTATGCTCGCAATAACAGGGAAAAAAATAATTATTGGAGAAATACCAAATTGTATAACGATACTTTAAAGACTTTGACTTTGAGTAATTCCGAAGAGTATTTAAGGATTATAGAAAGGGATTTTAGGGAAAATAAAGAGATCGAGAATGCGCTGAAAATTAATGGAGAAAGGCTGAAATTAGTTAAAGAATACTCGCCGGCATATGCTTTAATAACTTTCCACAGGTCTTTGATATACAGGAAGGCGGGAGACGTTTTAAATGAGAAGAAATATCTGATCTTGTCTGCAATTTCTGATGTTCAATTGGCTATAAAAGACAACGCATCGATTCCGATATTGGCAAATATATTAATGCAGGAAGGAGATATAAACCGGGCTTATACTTATATCAGATTCTCATTAGAAAATATTAAAGATTATAATACAAGGCTTAGAAGTTCTGAAATATTGAACATTCAAACTATCATTGATAAGGAATACCAAACCAGGAATGACAAAAAGAATAGCCAACTGAGGGCCTTTCTTTTAGCAATTAGTGTTCTTTCTATTTTGCTGATTGTATCTGTAATATCTGTGTATAAACAGATGAAAAAAGACCGGGCAACCAGTATAAAGTTAAAAGAAGTAAACGAAGAACTGAATTCTCTCAATCAAAAGCTACACGATATCAATGAAGAATTGAAAAAGAAAAATCATCAGGTGGCAGAAGCTAACCATATCAAAGAAGAGTATATCGGATATTTTCTGGATGTATGTTCAAAATACATAGATAAGTTAGACAATTACCGAAAAATGGTGTATAAAAAGATGCAAGATAGACAATATGAAAGTTTGCTTAAGATTTCGAAAGATATTAGCTTAAAAGAAGAGGAGTCTAAAGAGTTGTTTGCAAATTTTGATAAGATGTTTATTAACCTGTTTCCCGATTTCGTGGAAAAATTTAACTCATTATTATTAGATGATGAAATGATTTTTCTTAAGAAAGGCGAGGTATTAAATACCGAGTTGCGTATATATGCTTTGATGAGGTTGGGTATAAGTGATAGTAGTAAAATAGCTAGTTTTTTAGGTTATTCAGTAAATACCATTTATAACTACAGGACTAAAATGAAAAATAGAGCAAAAGTCTCCCGTGATGATTTTGAACCCCGAGTTAAAGAAATCGGGGACTTTAGTTAA